In Patescibacteria group bacterium, the genomic stretch CCGGTATCCTTTGGATTTTTAATCGCAACTCGAATAATCGGTCTAAACACACCAAGGGCAACTTCCTTATAGCGAAACTTCATTGATGCCGACAAAAGCTTCTAATTTTGCAGGCACGCGATGCACAATGGGATGCTGATATCCTTTCTTTTCTGCACCAGCAAGAGCCTGCTTAAGGGTTGCGCCAGAGCCAACGACGGTCTTTTCATCGTCTTTCAAGGCCACCCACAGACCAGCGTATTTTTTGTAGAGGCGAGTCCAATCCATACTCAACATAGTAGCAAAATATGACATATTCTTCAATTAATTACCAAATAATTTCCGATCATCCCCTATGTGCCGCAGAGAAGGGTAAATTGTTACCTAGGATGAACCCTTCTATGCGAGTGTTGAGCAATTTGTTAGTAATTTGCGCTCGCTTGCCGGACTACTTACTCCTCCGAGCTTTCACCCACGCCTTAAGGTCCTCAACAAAGGCCTTTATTCAACCACTGCGGCACGCAAGGGACGATCTCAGCATGATGTTCGACGATCATCATGTACCGATAAGTATACGAAAATGTGCAAGCAGATCGCAAGCAAAATCTTCATAATTATTTTATCGGTTTCCAAACGGTCGCTACACCAGTTCACGAAAGAGGAGTAAAACGTCACGAAAAGTTGCATGAGAATGAGCTTTTTATACTCGCGTTCAGATGCCTGTAGACAACTTTTCTTAGGGCATTAACTCAGCGTTCAAAAGGTTGACTT encodes the following:
- a CDS encoding DUF5678 domain-containing protein: MSYFATMLSMDWTRLYKKYAGLWVALKDDEKTVVGSGATLKQALAGAEKKGYQHPIVHRVPAKLEAFVGINEVSL